TTCCTCGATAGTCCGGGTCCCGCAATAGCCCATGCCTGCCCGCAGACCGCCGATGAGCTGGTAGCTGAACTCGGCCAGCTTGCCCCGGTACGCGACCCGCCCTTCGACCCCCTCGGGCACCAGCTTGTCCGGCTTGCTCTGGCCGCCCTGCCCGTACCGGTCTGCGCTCCCGTGGACCATGGCCCCGAGCGAGCCCATCCCACGGTACTCCTTGAACCTTCGGCCCTTCCAGATGACCAGTTGGCCGGGCGACTCGTCCAGCCCGGCAAAAAGCGAGCCGATCATGACCGAACTGGCTCCGGCAGCGATGGCCTTGGTCACGTCGCCCGAGTAGCGGATGCCGCCGTCGGCAATGATCGGGACGCCAGCCGGGTTGGCGACCGATCCGACATTCATGATCGCCGTGATCTGGGGCACCCCAACGCCGGAGACGATCCGAGTCGTGCAGATCGAGCCTGGCCCGATCCCAACCTTGACCGCGTCCGCTCCCGCCTCGATGAGATCGGCGGCACCCTCCGCCGTGGCGATGTTTCCGGCGATGATATCAATGTCGTGCTTCTTGCGGATGGCCCGGACCGTCTCGATCACGTTCTCGCTGTGCCCGTGGGCAGAATCAACCACGACGAGGTCCACGTCATTGGCGATGAGCGACTCCACCCGTTCATAGTCGTACACGCCGACTGCCGCTCCGACCCGCAGCCGCCCGCGGGCGTCCTTGCAGCTCGTGGGGAACAGCCGGCTGCGCTCGATGTCACGAATGGTGATCAGCCCCGCCAGCTTGCCGGCCTTGTCAACCAGGAGCAGCTTCTCGACCTTGTGG
Above is a window of Phycisphaerae bacterium DNA encoding:
- the guaB gene encoding IMP dehydrogenase, which encodes MATNTLHISSTGTGSSPKILADDGITFDDVLLVPARSAIVPRVADVTTRLTRRIPLNIPLISAPMDTVTESALAIALAQEGGIGIIHKNLSVDAQTREVYKVKRSESGVILDPITLRPTDPVSRAREVMRLHNLSGVPITVEEGKLVGIITSRDLRFLSVSEDRLIRDVMTGRNLVTAPPETTLEEAEKILHAHKVEKLLLVDKAGKLAGLITIRDIERSRLFPTSCKDARGRLRVGAAVGVYDYERVESLIANDVDLVVVDSAHGHSENVIETVRAIRKKHDIDIIAGNIATAEGAADLIEAGADAVKVGIGPGSICTTRIVSGVGVPQITAIMNVGSVANPAGVPIIADGGIRYSGDVTKAIAAGASSVMIGSLFAGLDESPGQLVIWKGRRFKEYRGMGSLGAMVHGSADRYGQGGQSKPDKLVPEGVEGRVAYRGKLAEFSYQLIGGLRAGMGYCGTRTIEELRAKARFIRVSAAGVVESHPHDIAITREAPNYALDIKEEG